The following coding sequences are from one Rhineura floridana isolate rRhiFlo1 chromosome 2, rRhiFlo1.hap2, whole genome shotgun sequence window:
- the LMO2 gene encoding rhombotin-2 isoform X2, which yields MVTETQRHMEPVDEVLQIPPSLLTCGGCQQNIGDRYFLKAIDQYWHEDCLSCDLCGCRLGEVGRRLYYKLGRKLCRRDYLRLFGQDGLCASCDKRIRAYEMTMRVKDKVYHLECFKCAACQKHFCVGDRYLLINSDIVCEQDIYEWTKINGMI from the exons ATGGTAACTGAAACCCAGAGACACAT GGAGCCAGTTGATGAGGTGCTCCAAATCCCCCCTTCCCTGTTAACATGTGGAGGTTGCCAGCAGAACATTGGGGACCGTTACTTCCTCAAAGCCATTGATCAGTACTGGCATGAAGACTGCCTCAGCTGTGACTTGTGTGGGTGCAGACTGGGAGAAGTAGGAAGGCGACTGTATTATAAACTGGGCAGAAAACTGTGCCGAAGAGACTATCTCAG GCTTTTCGGCCAAGATGGCCTCTGTGCCTCCTGTGACAAACGAATCCGGGCCTATGAGATGACCATGCGAGTAAAAGACAAAGTGTACCACCTGGAATGCTTCAAGTGTGCTGCTTGCCAGAAACACTTTTGTGTCGGTGACAGATATCTTCTCATCAACTCAGACATAGTGTGTGAGCAGGACATCTATGAGTGGACTAAGATCAATGGGATGATATAG
- the LMO2 gene encoding rhombotin-2 isoform X3, which yields MSSAIERKSLEPSEEPVDEVLQIPPSLLTCGGCQQNIGDRYFLKAIDQYWHEDCLSCDLCGCRLGEVGRRLYYKLGRKLCRRDYLRLFGQDGLCASCDKRIRAYEMTMRVKDKVYHLECFKCAACQKHFCVGDRYLLINSDIVCEQDIYEWTKINGMI from the exons ATGTCATCGGCCATCGAAAGAAAAAGCCTCGAGCCCTCCGA GGAGCCAGTTGATGAGGTGCTCCAAATCCCCCCTTCCCTGTTAACATGTGGAGGTTGCCAGCAGAACATTGGGGACCGTTACTTCCTCAAAGCCATTGATCAGTACTGGCATGAAGACTGCCTCAGCTGTGACTTGTGTGGGTGCAGACTGGGAGAAGTAGGAAGGCGACTGTATTATAAACTGGGCAGAAAACTGTGCCGAAGAGACTATCTCAG GCTTTTCGGCCAAGATGGCCTCTGTGCCTCCTGTGACAAACGAATCCGGGCCTATGAGATGACCATGCGAGTAAAAGACAAAGTGTACCACCTGGAATGCTTCAAGTGTGCTGCTTGCCAGAAACACTTTTGTGTCGGTGACAGATATCTTCTCATCAACTCAGACATAGTGTGTGAGCAGGACATCTATGAGTGGACTAAGATCAATGGGATGATATAG
- the LMO2 gene encoding rhombotin-2 isoform X1: MRRTLFYCMYSILCFSMESQETQKQQEPVDEVLQIPPSLLTCGGCQQNIGDRYFLKAIDQYWHEDCLSCDLCGCRLGEVGRRLYYKLGRKLCRRDYLRLFGQDGLCASCDKRIRAYEMTMRVKDKVYHLECFKCAACQKHFCVGDRYLLINSDIVCEQDIYEWTKINGMI; encoded by the exons ATGAGGAGAACACTCTTCTATTGCATGTATTCAATCTTGTGTTTTTCTATGGAAAGCCAAGAGACCCAGAAACAGCA GGAGCCAGTTGATGAGGTGCTCCAAATCCCCCCTTCCCTGTTAACATGTGGAGGTTGCCAGCAGAACATTGGGGACCGTTACTTCCTCAAAGCCATTGATCAGTACTGGCATGAAGACTGCCTCAGCTGTGACTTGTGTGGGTGCAGACTGGGAGAAGTAGGAAGGCGACTGTATTATAAACTGGGCAGAAAACTGTGCCGAAGAGACTATCTCAG GCTTTTCGGCCAAGATGGCCTCTGTGCCTCCTGTGACAAACGAATCCGGGCCTATGAGATGACCATGCGAGTAAAAGACAAAGTGTACCACCTGGAATGCTTCAAGTGTGCTGCTTGCCAGAAACACTTTTGTGTCGGTGACAGATATCTTCTCATCAACTCAGACATAGTGTGTGAGCAGGACATCTATGAGTGGACTAAGATCAATGGGATGATATAG